The following proteins come from a genomic window of Methanosarcina sp. MTP4:
- a CDS encoding DUF531 domain-containing protein: MLTLGIVNTYDKIKVLDAHYRAIARAAPICHAFGFHLALFDFPFKMTAEELVAFVMDKTTIGESGSYLKTLYETNHLSVFDLPKKGFQAQFGEIVITTSKPDPKKQIMPVQIAEEALRNRSFLFLVGLGRKGLPKELFGRGKYHLDITCKGLSLETCTAIGAIPANLSGLMANLETKK, translated from the coding sequence ATGCTCACCCTCGGAATCGTAAATACTTATGACAAGATCAAGGTCCTTGACGCTCACTACCGTGCAATCGCAAGAGCCGCACCCATCTGCCATGCTTTTGGCTTTCACCTGGCCCTTTTTGACTTTCCTTTCAAAATGACAGCCGAAGAGCTGGTAGCTTTCGTTATGGACAAGACCACAATCGGGGAGTCAGGAAGTTACCTTAAGACCCTTTACGAGACCAACCACCTCTCGGTCTTCGACCTGCCAAAGAAAGGGTTCCAGGCCCAGTTCGGGGAAATCGTTATAACCACTTCGAAACCCGACCCGAAAAAACAGATCATGCCTGTGCAGATTGCCGAAGAAGCGCTCCGGAACAGGTCATTTCTTTTCCTTGTGGGGCTCGGGAGAAAAGGGCTTCCAAAAGAGCTTTTCGGGAGAGGGAAGTACCACCTGGACATAACCTGTAAGGGGCTCTCCCTTGAAACCTGCACGGCAATCGGAGCGATTCCGGCTAACCTCTCCGGGCTTATGGCAAACCTGGAGACGAAAAAATAA